One Brachybacterium aquaticum genomic region harbors:
- a CDS encoding magnesium transporter MgtE N-terminal domain-containing protein, protein MSSTAQPRFYAARLAGTTVFDPIGDAVATVRDVVVVPQTRTSARAVGFVVEVSAKRRVFLPITRVTSISPGQVISTGVLNVRRFEKRRGELLVIGDLLDRVVTLTDGSGEATVLDIALDQNRHRDWMVSRLHLRRRRGGGSLSRLVSRGETLTVELYQVNGLYGTQAEQSAHLLAASYQDLNPADLAEIIQELETKRRIELAGELADERLADVLEELPEDIRVEVVTGLDAKRAADILDAMDPDDAADLVQELPEAVASELLDLMEPEEAEDVRRLLAYDEYTAGGMMTTEPLIVAPETPVAHCLAMISREAVHAALASTVHVCRSPLETPTGRLLGIVHFQQLLRERPDRAVGEIIDQDKVAVPPSAPLSTVTREMATYNLVSIPVIDEDGRLLGAVTVDDVLDHVLPDDWREQDEPRPTTGQIDLSEIARATARDAAEEG, encoded by the coding sequence GTGAGCAGCACCGCCCAGCCCCGCTTCTACGCGGCCCGCCTCGCCGGCACCACCGTCTTCGACCCGATCGGGGACGCGGTGGCGACGGTGCGGGACGTGGTCGTCGTCCCCCAGACCCGCACCAGCGCCCGCGCGGTCGGGTTCGTGGTCGAGGTCTCCGCCAAGCGCCGCGTGTTCCTGCCGATCACTCGCGTCACCTCCATCTCCCCGGGCCAGGTCATCTCCACCGGCGTGCTGAACGTGCGCCGCTTCGAGAAGCGCCGCGGCGAGCTGCTGGTGATCGGCGACCTGCTGGACCGCGTGGTGACCCTCACCGACGGCAGCGGCGAGGCGACGGTGCTGGACATCGCCCTGGACCAGAACCGCCACCGCGACTGGATGGTCTCGCGCCTGCACCTGCGCCGTCGCCGCGGCGGCGGCTCGCTCAGCCGGCTCGTCTCCCGCGGGGAGACCCTCACCGTGGAGCTGTACCAGGTCAACGGCCTGTACGGCACGCAGGCGGAGCAGTCCGCGCACCTGCTGGCCGCCTCCTACCAGGACCTCAACCCCGCCGACCTCGCCGAGATCATCCAGGAGCTGGAGACCAAGCGGCGCATCGAGCTGGCCGGGGAGCTGGCCGACGAGCGCCTCGCCGACGTGCTCGAGGAGCTGCCCGAGGACATCCGCGTCGAGGTGGTCACGGGACTGGACGCCAAGCGCGCCGCGGACATCCTGGACGCGATGGACCCCGACGACGCCGCGGACCTCGTCCAGGAGCTGCCCGAGGCCGTGGCCTCCGAGCTGCTGGACCTCATGGAGCCCGAGGAAGCCGAGGACGTCCGCCGCCTGCTCGCCTACGACGAGTACACCGCCGGCGGTATGATGACCACCGAGCCGCTGATCGTCGCCCCGGAGACGCCGGTGGCGCACTGCCTGGCGATGATCAGCCGCGAGGCCGTGCACGCCGCGCTCGCCTCGACCGTGCACGTGTGCCGCTCGCCGCTGGAGACCCCGACCGGGCGCCTGCTGGGCATCGTCCACTTCCAGCAGCTGCTGCGGGAGCGGCCCGACCGCGCCGTCGGCGAGATCATCGACCAGGACAAGGTCGCCGTGCCCCCGTCGGCCCCGCTGTCCACCGTGACCCGCGAGATGGCGACCTACAACCTCGTCTCCATCCCCGTGATCGACGAGGACGGGCGTCTGCTCGGCGCGGTCACGGTCGACGACGTGCTCGACCACGTGCTGCCCGACGACTGGCGCGAGCAGGACGAGCCCCGGCCCACCACCGGGCAGATCGACCTGTCCGAGATCGCCCGGGCCACGGCCCGTGACGCGGCGGAGGAGGGCTGA
- a CDS encoding DUF1003 domain-containing protein, with protein MAEQKPDALDDPAPRRGRLRNPFSGDAFGRAAEGFARMMGTPAFLVGMTLFCAIWLTWNSLAPESAQFDPRALNFTLLTLILSLQASYAAPLLLLAQNRQDDRDRVQNEQDRQSNERNHATTDFITREIASLRLALNDVATRDFVRGELRDLLEDLEEARQQDAEAAQAEAAQLEAAQAGGSESLSLPSSSRGAQAREAQEAQGSQQAPAPSLEVEALRALLREEVEAALDRRERRGPAEGIRSEQHTEPHPTEHHHVKEQDPQ; from the coding sequence ATGGCGGAGCAGAAGCCCGACGCCCTCGACGACCCGGCGCCCCGCCGCGGCCGGCTGCGCAACCCCTTCAGCGGAGACGCCTTCGGCCGCGCCGCCGAGGGCTTCGCGCGCATGATGGGCACGCCCGCCTTCCTGGTGGGCATGACCCTGTTCTGCGCGATCTGGCTGACGTGGAACTCGCTGGCCCCGGAGTCGGCCCAGTTCGACCCCCGCGCGCTGAACTTCACCCTGCTGACCCTGATCCTGTCGCTGCAGGCCTCATACGCCGCGCCGCTGCTGCTGCTCGCGCAGAACCGGCAGGACGACCGCGACCGCGTGCAGAACGAGCAGGACCGCCAGTCCAACGAGCGCAACCACGCCACCACCGACTTCATCACCCGCGAGATCGCCTCGCTGCGCCTGGCCCTGAACGACGTCGCCACGCGCGACTTCGTGCGCGGCGAGCTGCGGGACCTGCTCGAGGACCTCGAGGAGGCCCGGCAGCAGGACGCGGAGGCCGCGCAGGCGGAGGCCGCGCAGCTGGAGGCTGCGCAGGCGGGCGGGTCGGAGTCCCTGTCCCTGCCCTCCTCCTCGCGCGGTGCCCAGGCCCGCGAGGCGCAGGAGGCGCAGGGGTCCCAGCAGGCACCCGCCCCGTCGCTCGAGGTCGAGGCATTGCGCGCGCTGCTGCGCGAGGAGGTCGAGGCGGCGCTGGACCGTCGCGAGCGCCGCGGCCCCGCCGAGGGCATCCGTTCCGAGCAGCACACCGAGCCTCACCCCACCGAGCATCACCACGTGAAGGAGCAGGACCCGCAGTGA
- a CDS encoding PHP domain-containing protein: protein MSERTDSGAEQRIDLHAHTSCSDGTTSVAELFAQAAATGLDVLALTDHDTVQGWPELPDAVAASGVAAVPGIEVSSELQHRSVHLLALLVDPSPETALAAEMGEARSSRIERARRMVELLGEDFSITWDGVREQVAGEETVIGRPHIADALVAAGVVADRSAAFGELLRPSGPYYVPYYAPSPLEALVAIREAGGVSVIAHPGSVTRDDDLPLELLEAMVEAGLDGVEVHHREHGAEERERLLAFARAHDLLITGGSDFHGTGKPNVLGENLTAPEVLAEIERRATSGTRVIRP, encoded by the coding sequence ATGAGTGAGCGGACCGACTCCGGCGCGGAGCAGCGCATCGATCTGCACGCGCACACCTCCTGCTCCGACGGGACCACGTCGGTGGCCGAGCTGTTCGCGCAGGCGGCGGCCACGGGCCTGGACGTCCTGGCGCTGACCGACCACGACACCGTGCAGGGCTGGCCGGAGCTGCCGGACGCCGTCGCCGCGAGCGGTGTCGCCGCGGTGCCGGGCATCGAGGTGTCCTCGGAGCTGCAGCATCGCAGCGTGCACCTGCTCGCCCTGCTCGTGGACCCCTCACCGGAGACGGCGCTCGCCGCCGAGATGGGCGAGGCGCGCTCCTCCCGCATCGAGCGGGCCCGGCGGATGGTCGAGCTGCTGGGGGAGGACTTTTCGATCACATGGGACGGGGTGCGGGAGCAGGTGGCGGGGGAGGAGACCGTCATCGGCCGCCCCCACATCGCCGATGCGCTGGTCGCCGCGGGGGTGGTGGCGGACCGCTCGGCGGCCTTCGGGGAGCTGCTGCGCCCGTCCGGGCCGTACTACGTCCCCTACTACGCCCCCTCGCCGCTGGAGGCGCTGGTCGCGATCCGGGAGGCCGGCGGGGTGTCGGTGATCGCCCATCCCGGCTCGGTCACCCGCGACGACGACCTGCCGCTGGAGCTGCTGGAGGCGATGGTGGAGGCGGGCCTGGACGGGGTGGAGGTGCACCACCGCGAGCACGGGGCCGAGGAGCGCGAGCGCCTGCTCGCCTTCGCCCGCGCCCATGACCTCCTGATCACCGGCGGCAGCGACTTCCACGGCACCGGCAAGCCGAACGTGCTCGGTGAGAACCTCACCGCCCCGGAGGTGCTCGCGGAGATCGAGCGCCGCGCCACGAGCGGCACCCGCGTCATCCGGCCCTGA
- a CDS encoding IS30 family transposase — translation MQGRHGHLSREQKQLGLRLHGKGWRLVDIAKEIGCSAPMVGIMARTGRHLDARPFGWEPRQGCLTIHEREQILLGINRGDTFTAIAEQLGRAVSTVSREVKRGGGRCGYSAWRGHERAREQARRPKPFKLASGRLLEEVASRLEQLWSPEEIAARLRLDHADDPEMRVSHETIYQSLFVQGRGELRRELARCLRSGRAARKPRRTTDGRGRIPGMVMLSERPAEADDRGVPGHWEGDLILGEGSRSAVGTLVERSTRMTLLLHLPDGKSAEQVEAAMRAAISKLPPSLIRTITWDQGAEMSKHAAFTIATGIPIYFCDPHSPWQRGSNENTNGLLRQYLPKGTDLSVVSREKLDAIQDSLNGRPRKTLGYLTPSEKLAEFLAPTA, via the coding sequence ATGCAGGGCAGGCACGGTCATCTCAGCCGGGAGCAGAAGCAGCTCGGGCTCAGGCTGCACGGGAAGGGCTGGCGGCTGGTCGACATCGCGAAAGAGATCGGCTGCAGCGCGCCGATGGTCGGCATCATGGCCCGCACCGGCAGGCACCTTGACGCCAGGCCGTTCGGGTGGGAGCCACGTCAGGGCTGTCTGACGATCCACGAGCGCGAGCAGATCCTGCTGGGGATCAATCGTGGCGATACCTTCACCGCGATCGCCGAGCAGCTGGGGCGTGCGGTGTCGACCGTCAGCCGTGAGGTGAAGCGCGGCGGGGGTCGCTGCGGCTACTCGGCGTGGCGTGGTCATGAACGTGCCCGCGAGCAGGCACGTCGACCGAAGCCGTTCAAGCTTGCGTCGGGCCGGCTGCTCGAGGAGGTCGCCAGCCGGCTGGAGCAACTGTGGTCACCTGAGGAGATCGCGGCGCGCCTACGGTTGGATCACGCCGACGACCCGGAGATGCGCGTGAGCCACGAGACGATCTACCAGTCGCTGTTCGTGCAGGGCCGAGGCGAACTGCGCCGTGAGCTGGCGCGGTGCCTGCGGTCCGGAAGAGCGGCCCGCAAGCCCCGCCGAACCACGGACGGTCGCGGCCGCATCCCCGGCATGGTCATGCTCAGCGAACGCCCCGCAGAAGCCGACGACCGCGGCGTGCCAGGCCACTGGGAAGGTGATCTCATCCTCGGCGAGGGCAGCCGCAGCGCCGTCGGCACGCTCGTTGAGCGCTCGACGCGAATGACACTGCTGCTGCACCTGCCCGACGGCAAGAGCGCCGAGCAGGTCGAGGCCGCGATGCGCGCCGCAATCAGCAAGCTGCCGCCCTCGTTGATCCGAACGATCACCTGGGACCAAGGCGCGGAGATGTCCAAGCACGCCGCGTTCACCATCGCCACAGGAATCCCGATCTACTTCTGCGATCCCCACTCGCCCTGGCAGCGGGGGAGCAACGAGAACACCAACGGCCTGCTGCGCCAGTACCTGCCCAAAGGCACCGACCTGAGCGTCGTCAGCCGCGAGAAGTTGGACGCGATCCAGGACAGCCTCAACGGACGCCCCCGCAAGACACTGGGCTATCTGACACCATCAGAGAAGCTCGCAGAGTTCCTTGCGCCCACCGCTTGA
- a CDS encoding aminopeptidase P family protein, with protein sequence MSTENTETSTEATTSGERMKDLAFRGDSRSQRPNNAAFREFISSGWDETVPDAERRESADFTPARRDALVRRLPATRLVLPAGVLKVRSNDTDYPFRPDTAFAYYSGLGTDEEPDSVLVVEPSADDPRAAVATYFFRPRAGFDTSEFYADSRYGEMWVGRRPTVTEAAQRIGIEVRHIDELRDHLAKDVGAQLSLTVMPGVDAGVEAMVEEIRAQNGLPDGDAAAAEQAALKEAASEARLVKDEYEVRQMREAVAATLRGFEDVIRHLPEAVGHPRGERVIEGVFAATARADGNGVGYDTIAAAGDHACTLHWTRNDGTVRGDELVLIDAGVEIDSLYTADVTRTLPVGGTFSEVQRRVYDAVLEASEAAFAVARPGLRFRDLHTAAMEVLARRLEEWGLLPGTAEESLAPEGQWHRRWMPHGTSHHLGMDVHDCAQARREMYLDAELVPGMVFTIEPGLYFKENDLLVPEELRGIGVRIEDDVLVTEDGVENLSAAAPRRAEDVEAWMAGLRQ encoded by the coding sequence GTGAGCACCGAGAACACCGAGACCAGCACCGAAGCCACCACCAGCGGCGAGCGGATGAAGGACCTCGCCTTCCGGGGGGATTCCCGCTCGCAGCGTCCGAACAACGCCGCCTTCCGCGAGTTCATCTCCTCCGGCTGGGACGAGACCGTCCCCGACGCCGAGCGCCGCGAGTCCGCGGACTTCACCCCCGCGCGCCGCGACGCCCTCGTGCGCCGACTGCCCGCGACCCGGCTCGTGCTCCCCGCCGGCGTGCTGAAGGTCCGCTCCAACGACACCGACTACCCCTTCCGCCCCGACACCGCCTTCGCGTACTACTCGGGGCTCGGGACGGACGAGGAGCCCGACAGCGTGCTCGTGGTGGAGCCGTCGGCCGACGATCCCCGCGCAGCCGTCGCGACCTACTTCTTCCGCCCCCGCGCCGGCTTCGACACCTCCGAGTTCTACGCCGACTCCCGCTACGGCGAGATGTGGGTGGGCCGGCGCCCCACCGTCACCGAGGCCGCCCAGCGGATCGGCATCGAGGTGCGCCACATCGACGAGCTGCGCGACCACCTCGCCAAGGACGTCGGCGCCCAGCTGTCCCTGACCGTCATGCCCGGCGTGGACGCCGGCGTCGAGGCGATGGTGGAGGAGATCCGCGCGCAGAACGGCCTGCCGGACGGGGACGCCGCCGCCGCGGAGCAGGCCGCCCTGAAGGAGGCCGCGAGCGAGGCGCGCCTGGTCAAGGACGAGTACGAGGTCCGCCAGATGCGCGAGGCCGTCGCCGCGACCCTGCGCGGCTTCGAGGACGTCATCCGCCACCTGCCCGAGGCCGTCGGCCACCCCCGCGGCGAGCGGGTCATCGAGGGCGTCTTCGCCGCGACCGCGCGGGCCGACGGCAACGGCGTCGGCTACGACACGATCGCCGCCGCCGGCGACCACGCCTGCACCCTGCACTGGACCCGCAACGACGGGACCGTCCGGGGCGACGAGCTCGTGCTCATCGATGCGGGCGTCGAGATCGACTCGCTCTACACTGCGGACGTCACCCGCACCCTGCCCGTCGGCGGCACCTTCAGCGAGGTCCAGCGCCGCGTCTACGACGCCGTGCTCGAAGCCTCCGAGGCCGCCTTCGCCGTCGCCCGCCCGGGGCTGAGGTTCCGCGACCTGCACACCGCCGCGATGGAGGTGCTCGCCCGCCGCCTCGAGGAGTGGGGGCTGCTGCCCGGCACCGCCGAGGAGTCCCTCGCCCCCGAGGGCCAGTGGCACCGCCGCTGGATGCCCCACGGCACCAGCCACCACCTCGGCATGGACGTGCACGACTGCGCCCAGGCGCGCCGCGAGATGTACCTCGACGCGGAGCTCGTGCCCGGGATGGTGTTCACCATCGAGCCGGGCCTGTACTTCAAGGAGAACGATCTGCTGGTGCCCGAGGAGCTGCGCGGCATCGGCGTGCGCATCGAGGACGACGTGCTCGTCACCGAGGACGGGGTCGAGAACCTCTCCGCGGCCGCCCCGCGCCGCGCCGAGGACGTCGAGGCCTGGATGGCCGGGCTGCGGCAGTGA
- a CDS encoding IS3 family transposase produces the protein MEYIDQCRHEFGAWPVCRTLTAAGTQIAPSTNYAFKTRPPSKRALRDEEPLVEIHRVHAANFGVYGAKKVHAQLRREGVVIARCTVERLMRGAGLREVSRAKGPRTTISGRGPDNRPELVERGFTATAPNQLWVADITYCRTFAGWVYAAFVIDVFSRRVVGWQLSKSLRTNLALDALEMGIWTRDHAGQAVSGLTHHSDKGVQYVAIRYTERLAEAGAAASVGSTGDSYANALAEAFNSLFKAELVRNRGPWKNIDDFEIATAENIDWFNHRRLHGEIGMIPPVELEDTYHHHHPAPAPADAALASL, from the coding sequence GTGGAGTACATCGACCAGTGCAGGCATGAGTTCGGCGCCTGGCCGGTCTGTCGAACGCTGACCGCAGCGGGCACGCAGATCGCGCCGAGCACGAACTACGCGTTCAAGACCCGCCCACCCTCGAAGCGAGCACTACGCGACGAGGAACCGCTGGTCGAGATCCACCGGGTCCATGCGGCGAACTTCGGCGTCTACGGGGCGAAGAAGGTCCACGCCCAGCTGCGCCGCGAGGGCGTCGTCATCGCGCGTTGCACGGTCGAGCGGCTCATGCGCGGCGCGGGGTTGCGAGAGGTCAGCCGGGCCAAGGGCCCGCGCACCACGATCTCCGGTCGTGGCCCGGATAATCGTCCTGAACTGGTCGAACGTGGCTTCACCGCGACCGCTCCGAACCAGTTGTGGGTCGCGGACATCACCTACTGCCGCACCTTCGCCGGCTGGGTGTATGCCGCGTTCGTCATCGATGTGTTCTCCCGCCGCGTGGTCGGCTGGCAGCTGTCGAAGTCGCTGCGGACGAACCTCGCGCTGGACGCGCTCGAGATGGGCATCTGGACCCGCGATCACGCAGGCCAGGCCGTCTCCGGGCTCACGCACCACAGCGATAAGGGCGTTCAGTACGTCGCCATCCGCTACACCGAGCGTCTTGCTGAGGCCGGCGCGGCCGCCTCGGTCGGCTCCACCGGCGACTCGTATGCCAATGCCCTGGCCGAGGCCTTCAACTCGCTGTTCAAGGCTGAACTGGTCCGCAACCGCGGGCCCTGGAAGAACATCGACGACTTCGAGATCGCGACCGCGGAAAACATCGACTGGTTCAATCACCGGCGACTTCACGGGGAGATCGGCATGATCCCGCCCGTCGAGCTCGAGGACACCTACCATCACCACCACCCCGCACCGGCACCCGCCGACGCGGCACTTGCGAGCCTCTAA
- a CDS encoding DEAD/DEAH box helicase, with translation MPETIPHTDEAVSASPAVEQSSGIPGQNQTFADFDVRPDIVEALAAKGITTPFPIQALTLPVALKGRDIIGQAKTGTGKTLGFGIPLLQNSVAPGEDNPGGREIGKPQALVVLPTRELAVQVAHDLETASAKRPIRILTVYGGRAYEPQIEALEKGVEVVVGTPGRLIDLMRQKHLDLSQVRTAVLDEADEMLDLGFLEDIEKLLQAVPTDRQTMLFSATMPGPIMALARRFMRQPTHIRAQDPGDEARTKADIKQVVYRAHQLDKIEVMARILQARGRGLTIIFMRTKRQADRVAGDLADRGFAAAPLHGDLGQGAREQALRAFRNGKIDVLVATDVAARGIDVTDVTHVVNWNCPDDDKTYLHRTGRTGRAGKKGTAITFVDWEDLARWALIARQLGLESTEAVETYSTSEHLFTDLDIPTEAKGTLPKDKRTRQGLDAEEIEDLGGPDSASRPSREGGRGGRDGGRGGPGGRDGGRGGRDGGRGEGRSRGGRRSRDEESRGESGGRSRQDAPARDEADGEAGETPRRQRSRSRTRRVNGEVVAGESTGSDAPSTGPEDKSGSSESGGSSTRRRRSRGGRGRSRGGSSNGGSSNADSSTGGGSES, from the coding sequence GTGCCTGAAACCATCCCGCACACCGACGAGGCCGTGTCGGCCTCCCCCGCCGTCGAGCAGAGCTCCGGCATCCCCGGCCAGAACCAGACCTTCGCGGACTTCGACGTCCGCCCCGACATCGTCGAGGCCCTGGCCGCGAAAGGCATCACCACGCCCTTCCCGATCCAGGCCCTGACCCTGCCGGTCGCGCTGAAGGGCCGCGACATCATCGGCCAGGCCAAGACCGGCACGGGCAAGACCCTCGGCTTCGGCATCCCGCTGCTGCAGAACTCCGTCGCCCCCGGCGAGGACAACCCCGGCGGCCGTGAGATCGGCAAGCCGCAGGCCCTCGTGGTCCTGCCCACCCGCGAGCTCGCGGTGCAGGTCGCCCACGACCTGGAGACCGCCTCCGCGAAGCGTCCGATCCGCATCCTCACCGTCTACGGCGGCCGCGCCTACGAGCCGCAGATCGAGGCGCTCGAGAAGGGCGTCGAGGTGGTCGTGGGCACGCCCGGCCGTCTCATCGACCTGATGCGCCAGAAGCACCTGGACCTCTCCCAGGTGCGCACCGCCGTGCTCGACGAGGCCGACGAGATGCTCGACCTCGGCTTCCTCGAGGACATCGAGAAGCTGCTCCAGGCCGTGCCGACCGACCGTCAGACCATGCTCTTCTCGGCCACCATGCCGGGCCCGATCATGGCGCTCGCGCGGCGCTTCATGCGCCAGCCCACCCACATCCGCGCGCAGGACCCCGGCGACGAGGCCCGCACCAAGGCGGACATCAAGCAGGTCGTCTACCGCGCCCACCAGCTCGACAAGATCGAGGTGATGGCCCGCATCCTGCAGGCCCGCGGGCGCGGCCTGACCATCATCTTCATGCGCACCAAGCGCCAGGCGGACCGGGTGGCCGGCGACCTCGCCGATCGCGGCTTCGCCGCGGCCCCGCTGCACGGCGACCTCGGCCAGGGCGCCCGCGAGCAGGCACTGCGCGCCTTCCGCAACGGCAAGATCGACGTGCTGGTCGCCACCGACGTCGCCGCCCGCGGCATCGACGTCACCGACGTGACCCACGTGGTGAACTGGAACTGCCCCGACGATGACAAGACCTACCTCCACCGCACCGGCCGCACCGGCCGCGCGGGCAAGAAGGGCACCGCGATCACGTTCGTGGACTGGGAGGACCTGGCGCGCTGGGCGCTGATCGCCCGCCAGCTGGGGCTGGAGTCCACCGAGGCCGTGGAGACCTACTCCACCTCCGAACACCTGTTCACCGACCTCGACATCCCCACCGAGGCCAAGGGCACCCTGCCCAAGGACAAGCGCACCCGTCAGGGCCTGGACGCAGAGGAGATCGAGGACCTGGGCGGTCCCGACTCGGCCTCCCGCCCCTCCCGCGAGGGCGGGCGCGGCGGCCGGGACGGCGGTCGTGGTGGCCCCGGCGGTCGTGACGGCGGCCGTGGTGGCCGAGACGGCGGGCGCGGCGAGGGCCGTTCCCGGGGCGGGCGTCGCAGCCGGGACGAGGAGTCCCGCGGCGAGAGCGGCGGCCGCTCCCGCCAGGACGCCCCTGCCCGGGACGAGGCCGACGGCGAGGCGGGCGAGACCCCGCGCCGCCAGCGCTCCCGTTCCCGCACCCGCCGGGTGAACGGCGAGGTCGTCGCGGGCGAGAGCACCGGCTCCGACGCGCCGTCGACCGGCCCCGAGGACAAGAGCGGCTCCTCCGAGTCCGGCGGCTCCTCGACCCGTCGTCGACGCTCGCGCGGCGGCCGCGGTCGCAGCCGCGGCGGGTCCTCGAACGGCGGATCGTCGAACGCCGACAGCTCGACCGGCGGCGGCTCCGAGAGCTGA